A region of Pyxidicoccus parkwaysis DNA encodes the following proteins:
- a CDS encoding pyridoxal-phosphate dependent enzyme, with protein MGVEFPLSRPWSGGPVVLWGGALPAGSLKYLTFARYLESSMPEGTRGLVELSGAATALALDALGRERGLPVVALTDAAGTGYLRTNGFGGEVRTVRGLAEAWELALGYERQGWCWPRQLANGELVECVGAWAARLREVIRDVYPSVRTVVCGFGTGATVVGLHRTFAAAGYEVVGIQPAPGHSMPGWRRWVEQSLGETDLFYPYREEVALESARTRDTDGLGALLAWAREEPRPEEVLIVSHNARPPCG; from the coding sequence ATGGGCGTCGAGTTCCCCCTGTCGCGTCCCTGGTCCGGTGGCCCCGTGGTGCTGTGGGGTGGGGCGCTCCCCGCCGGCAGCCTCAAGTACCTCACCTTCGCTCGCTACCTGGAGTCGTCGATGCCCGAGGGCACGCGCGGGCTGGTGGAGCTCTCCGGCGCCGCCACCGCGCTGGCGCTGGACGCGCTGGGCCGCGAGCGCGGGCTGCCGGTGGTGGCGCTGACGGACGCGGCGGGGACGGGCTACCTGCGCACCAACGGCTTCGGCGGTGAGGTGCGCACCGTGCGCGGGCTCGCCGAGGCGTGGGAGCTGGCGCTGGGCTACGAGCGTCAGGGGTGGTGCTGGCCGCGGCAGCTCGCCAACGGTGAGCTGGTGGAGTGCGTGGGGGCGTGGGCGGCGCGGCTGCGCGAGGTCATCCGCGACGTGTACCCCTCGGTGCGGACGGTGGTGTGCGGCTTCGGCACGGGCGCCACGGTGGTGGGGCTGCACCGGACCTTCGCGGCGGCGGGCTACGAGGTGGTGGGCATACAGCCCGCGCCGGGCCACTCGATGCCGGGCTGGCGGCGCTGGGTGGAGCAGAGCCTGGGGGAGACGGACCTCTTCTACCCGTACCGCGAGGAGGTGGCGCTGGAGTCCGCGCGGACGCGGGACACGGATGGGCTGGGCGCGCTCTTGGCCTGGGCTCGTGAGGAGCCGCGGCCGGAGGAGGTGCTCATCGTCTCCCACAACGCGCGGCCCCCGTGTGGCTGA
- a CDS encoding energy transducer TonB, which translates to MFKSVTERQRAGRLGAGVWMSIGVHAALFAVVLFISARPPEAPPEPEIACPIFRVPSGPSVREVSLELAPQPRASAPQAQPRQRNRVPRTPRPLPTEPLPPEPTPAPSPGGNEERVLTGRIVGNLDDAPESPLPTGPLPTGLPPGLVGQAPVEEHIPFVGGMTPPVLLRGAPIEYTPQALQAGVEGTLVARCVITREGEMRDCRILKGMAHMDEAVLQALNTRHYSPVTFQGSPVSVTYNVTVRLKLPR; encoded by the coding sequence ATGTTCAAGTCAGTCACTGAACGGCAGCGGGCGGGACGGCTGGGCGCGGGCGTGTGGATGTCCATCGGCGTGCACGCGGCGCTGTTCGCCGTGGTGCTGTTCATCTCCGCGAGGCCGCCGGAAGCGCCGCCCGAGCCGGAAATCGCCTGCCCCATCTTCAGGGTGCCGTCGGGCCCGAGCGTGCGGGAGGTCTCCCTGGAGCTCGCGCCGCAGCCACGGGCCAGCGCTCCGCAGGCCCAGCCGCGCCAGCGCAACCGCGTGCCCCGGACGCCCCGGCCCCTGCCGACGGAGCCGCTCCCGCCGGAGCCCACCCCGGCCCCCTCTCCGGGCGGGAATGAAGAGCGCGTGTTGACGGGCCGCATCGTGGGCAACCTCGATGACGCCCCGGAGAGCCCGCTGCCCACCGGCCCGCTGCCCACGGGCCTCCCACCGGGGCTGGTGGGCCAGGCGCCAGTCGAAGAGCACATTCCCTTCGTCGGCGGGATGACGCCGCCGGTGCTGCTGCGCGGAGCGCCCATCGAGTACACGCCGCAGGCGCTGCAGGCCGGGGTGGAGGGCACGCTCGTCGCCCGGTGTGTCATCACCCGCGAGGGCGAGATGCGCGACTGCCGCATCCTCAAGGGCATGGCGCACATGGACGAGGCCGTGCTCCAGGCCCTCAACACGCGGCACTACAGCCCGGTGACGTTCCAGGGCAGTCCGGTGAGCGTCACCTACAACGTCACGGTCCGCCTCAAGCTGCCCCGGTAG
- a CDS encoding sensor histidine kinase: MLRRLLPTLIALGCGLLALGWGLYSLQRIFTQEREDAHAQVRSRREALEHAASEALRQSLARQLEENIPALHEAVGDPLAPAEGFYLLFRGYQFLPRITRPSAGTRTPARDTYQALVAHLADGTHAGRWEQRLARLRAVEAALAARNTRGAGRLVEDLLRYHAANPLPAVQELPFLVLAVERLQRGEATEPLVQALLRIGLPEDFGGFARAMGLQRDLLRERSRFTQPDFDFLHERIVRLSIALNEPTKEFKDRAEEVGAGMLVMPDGLVEPTLLGESWYVEPRNEEAVYGIAVDVPAMLRPIADDLRKRRLLDPDGTLSLKPDRFAQPMRTLRVRADMPQWARAEADIEARYGLKTVLVLVCGGLALAIFALSVVAQQRKYRFLELKSDFVATVSHELRTPLASIRLLGETLERKLSQAPEVRDYPARIVQAADGLHFLVENILSFNRIDKGRWKLRASRVRLEELVNPLRDDLATATTVPVDLHTDVGDAELLADPSLLRLLFSNLGRNACAYNRRSPVRISVTAQVIPGHGCTVLFSDNGLGMPDSEWENVFQDFYRLTPPGLEVHGSGLGLALCRKIMKLHGGDIQVATSSPEGTTFALTFHEPYR; encoded by the coding sequence ATGCTGCGCCGGCTCCTTCCCACGCTCATCGCCCTGGGCTGCGGCCTCCTGGCCCTGGGCTGGGGGCTCTACAGCCTTCAGCGCATCTTCACGCAGGAGCGTGAGGACGCCCACGCCCAGGTGCGCTCCCGCCGCGAGGCGCTGGAGCACGCCGCCTCCGAGGCACTGCGTCAGAGCCTCGCCAGGCAGCTCGAGGAAAATATCCCCGCGCTGCACGAGGCGGTGGGAGACCCGCTCGCTCCGGCCGAGGGCTTCTACCTCCTCTTCCGCGGCTACCAGTTCCTCCCGCGCATCACCCGCCCCAGCGCCGGCACCCGCACGCCCGCGCGCGACACGTACCAGGCCCTCGTCGCTCACCTCGCGGACGGCACGCACGCGGGCCGGTGGGAGCAGCGCCTCGCGCGCCTGCGCGCGGTGGAGGCGGCGCTCGCGGCCCGGAACACGCGCGGCGCCGGCCGGCTGGTGGAGGACTTGCTCCGCTACCACGCCGCCAACCCGCTCCCCGCGGTGCAGGAACTGCCCTTCCTCGTCCTCGCGGTGGAGCGGCTGCAGCGGGGCGAGGCCACGGAGCCGCTGGTGCAGGCACTCCTGCGGATTGGACTGCCGGAGGACTTCGGCGGCTTCGCTCGCGCCATGGGCCTCCAGCGCGACCTGCTGCGCGAGCGCTCTCGCTTCACCCAGCCGGACTTCGACTTCCTCCACGAGCGCATCGTCCGGCTGAGCATCGCGCTGAACGAGCCGACGAAGGAATTCAAGGACCGCGCGGAGGAAGTGGGCGCCGGCATGCTCGTCATGCCGGACGGGCTGGTGGAGCCCACCCTGCTGGGCGAGAGCTGGTACGTGGAGCCCCGCAACGAGGAGGCCGTCTACGGCATCGCCGTGGACGTGCCGGCGATGCTGCGCCCCATCGCGGATGACCTGCGCAAGCGCCGCCTCCTCGACCCGGACGGCACGCTGAGCCTCAAGCCCGACCGCTTCGCGCAGCCCATGCGCACGCTGCGGGTGCGCGCGGACATGCCGCAGTGGGCGCGGGCCGAGGCGGACATCGAGGCGCGTTACGGACTGAAGACGGTGCTGGTGCTGGTGTGCGGCGGACTGGCGCTGGCCATCTTCGCGCTGTCCGTGGTGGCGCAGCAGCGCAAGTACCGCTTCCTGGAGCTGAAGAGCGACTTCGTGGCCACCGTCTCGCACGAGCTGCGCACGCCGCTGGCCTCCATCCGCCTGCTGGGCGAGACGCTGGAGCGCAAGCTCTCGCAGGCGCCCGAGGTGCGCGACTACCCGGCGCGCATCGTCCAGGCGGCGGACGGCCTGCACTTCCTCGTGGAGAACATCCTGTCCTTCAACCGCATCGACAAGGGCCGCTGGAAGCTGCGGGCCTCGCGCGTGCGGCTGGAGGAGCTGGTCAACCCGCTGCGCGACGACCTGGCCACCGCGACGACTGTACCGGTGGACCTGCACACGGACGTGGGTGACGCGGAGCTGCTGGCGGACCCGTCCCTCTTGCGGCTGCTCTTCTCCAACCTGGGCCGCAACGCGTGCGCGTACAACCGGCGCAGCCCCGTGCGCATCTCCGTCACCGCGCAGGTGATTCCCGGCCATGGCTGCACCGTGCTCTTCAGCGACAACGGCCTGGGCATGCCCGACTCCGAATGGGAGAACGTCTTCCAGGACTTCTACCGGCTGACACCTCCCGGGCTGGAAGTGCATGGCAGTGGCCTGGGACTGGCGCTCTGCCGGAAGATCATGAAGCTGCACGGAGGCGACATCCAGGTGGCCACCTCCAGCCCGGAGGGCACCACCTTCGCTCTCACCTTCCACGAGCCGTACCGATGA
- a CDS encoding response regulator transcription factor, translated as MTTATPNPTTRPSVLIVEDDAHLRVGLRDNLQDEGYVVSEAPSARDAEALLREREFDLLILDVMLPGEDGYSFCRRLRGQGVKSMVLMLTARSLEDDILRGFEAGAQDYLTKPYRLRELLARVRALVRRAGTPPPQVMTFGGFSLDLGRRAVTKPDGQDVELTRTEFDLLAFLLRHKDRALPRGEILDAVWGRDVVVDPRTVDNFVSSLKKKLGWTSTSGFTIHTIRGVGYRMEVSGP; from the coding sequence ATGACCACCGCCACTCCGAACCCGACCACCCGTCCCTCCGTCCTCATCGTCGAGGATGATGCCCACCTGCGCGTCGGCCTGCGGGACAACCTGCAGGACGAGGGGTACGTCGTGTCCGAGGCCCCCTCCGCCCGCGATGCCGAGGCGCTGCTGCGCGAGCGCGAGTTCGACCTGCTCATCCTGGACGTGATGCTGCCGGGCGAAGACGGCTACTCCTTCTGCCGCCGGCTGCGCGGCCAGGGCGTGAAGAGCATGGTGCTGATGCTCACCGCGCGCTCGCTGGAGGACGACATCCTCCGCGGCTTCGAGGCGGGCGCGCAGGACTACCTGACAAAGCCCTACCGGCTGCGCGAGTTGCTCGCCCGCGTGCGCGCGCTGGTGCGCCGGGCCGGCACGCCTCCGCCGCAGGTGATGACCTTCGGTGGCTTCTCGCTGGATTTGGGCCGGCGCGCGGTGACGAAGCCGGACGGGCAGGACGTGGAGTTGACGCGCACCGAGTTCGACCTGCTGGCCTTCCTGCTGCGCCACAAGGACCGGGCGCTGCCGCGCGGCGAAATCCTCGACGCGGTGTGGGGCCGGGACGTGGTGGTGGACCCGCGCACGGTGGACAACTTCGTCTCCAGCCTGAAGAAGAAGCTCGGGTGGACGAGCACGTCCGGCTTCACCATCCACACCATCCGCGGCGTGGGCTACCGCATGGAAGTCTCCGGCCCATGA